From one Doryrhamphus excisus isolate RoL2022-K1 chromosome 9, RoL_Dexc_1.0, whole genome shotgun sequence genomic stretch:
- the lrrfip1a gene encoding uncharacterized protein lrrfip1a isoform X6, with translation MSNMGSQGTGRKRSSNKDRSTAEDDALNLIAKEAEARLAAKRAARAEAREIRMRELERQQKEEDSERYSRPSQMHTLSDDDERLSVGSRGSVRSDLDSVYGAGGSSLVSHKKSKKKKKHKHKDKDRNGYDDEYSVVSSRSSRLSDDSRVSRSSRGDLLASYASSDLYSLNGLSSTRNTGSTGAYQSALYEDSHCSGSQRVTGSGAHSLEYSSYHRSNSRTSSRANSARTSPVDNCGSVASYLRSSASSGGLLRDLDDVTIPDFSDADDKDYLEKGSRSASALTATTLTSLGGSSSRRGSVETAITVDAEAAVREIKEIHELKDQIQDVESKYTQNLKEAKDALTEVEEKYRKAMVSNAQLDNEKNNLMYQVDTLKDSLMELEELLSESRREYEEKVKEFEREKHAHSVLQFQLITMKETLKQSEELLNEIRQLRMKQDGFAREISDLQETVEWKDKKIGALERQKEYTDAIRIERDELREEVVKLKDILKKHGIVLGPDMSINGSAGETETEVGTSGDSVPQPAQESSTFPAEGNSMLGSSVETQLRSSGKEEVDQEQHQEAQTGHLSSDRLSNTDRSYLAESHSRRTEEQKMPLKDINGGQRLECQAEADELPITKVFDEQVLSSEFEEITSTEKVNSDLEQKVATSTDITEDNSTNIFEETNEHRTIDESLSSKTQSYLQDRKHSESCSDEGHGRDLQSCPQKEDVINLDTRPQGNLKHSESCTQDIKDSDSSPQEDVKDSELCPQGNLKDSASCPQDDVNDSESCPQEDVSDSESCPQGNLNDSESCPQEDVNDSESCPQEDVNDFESCPQGNLKDSESCPQEDVNDSKSCPQEDVNDSKSCPQEDVNDSKSCPQEDVNDSKSCPQEDVNDSKSCPQEDVNDSKSCPQEDVNDSKSCPQEDVNDSGSCPQEDVNDSGSCPQEDVNDSGSCPQEDVNDSGSCPQEDVNDSGSCPQEDVNDSGSCPQEDVNDSESCPQEKYTKDSELCPQVGNLKDSASESVLGVSNTELQCVTESAEANDDVEEILTNAPPRGANDPGKKKKKKRRGKKKGRSTEERSQPKDHKESTTTCQESIQPDAVPKDNGSGTECGSDGHIVKRIEESSTDQVIKETDQQHITEQVEHIKASNVEQPNKSKQVEHIETSDVENPKESMMDLILNADDQHLEADKVTLEDENISLTLQLSQTQSHHSADKRDMKQTLESVTVEEHFIKSSDILVDVVSTNTSKILDILDISDDTIKTVTLEPESQNHPSVTMMPPTQCPESPSKPSAPTDSNSHMLIGFSDKGLLENTCTNQKDEQTESERSFSSQNPHDGSHEKSKLSESEKKNEFLDLVKPENSLHDPDKDEIFPETQAEHFMERQPQLYDDQIDPAASDMKVQTQSSSPEEAGNATSPQIVQRLSDEQLGSADNLEEHKHSQSNQEHLQESTAPNQSKTNNTSQENEEHSEDDEKGQSFDFDDMDSDVAVEIQTITNSQEEEVEVGVDVLSDMLAPSPTKLQVVQENSQEKPMDPEVCADVAPADKDLHVEALGIAEDQKEKMRQEKIDATDEQIFVTKDTPPSKAGEFSVLENTREDQPPPQAVSLSVEEALNDVGQPQGDLSATKMGRNRVTEKQPKNSKKGKSKGKDDCKMT, from the exons GCTGAGGCAAGGCTGGCAGCAAAAAGGGCAGCTCGGGCAGAAGCCAGAGAGATCCGTATGAGAGAACTtgaaagacaacaaaaagaG GAGGACAGTGAGAGATACTCACGCCCCTCACAGATGCACACG CTTTCAGATGATGATGAACGCTTGTCAGTGGGAAGCCGAGGCAGTGTCAGG TCGGATCTTGATTCAGTTTATGGGGCAGGG GGCTCATCCTTGGTCTCACATAAGAAGtccaagaaaaagaagaaacataAGCATAAAGATAAAGAT AGGAACGGCTATGATGATGAGTACAGTGTTGTGTCCAGCAGG AGTTCAAGACTGAGTGATGACAGCAGGGTCTCACGTTCATCCAGGGGAGATTTGTTG GCATCTTATGCTTCCTCTGACCTGTACAGCCTCAATGGCCTGTCCTCCACTAGGAACACAGGTTCAACTGGTGCGTACCAG AGTGCCTTATATGAGGACAGTCACTGCTCCGGGTCACAGCGAGTCACTGGCTCTGGCGCCCAT TCTTTAGAATACAGTAGCTACCACCGCTCCAACTCCAGAACCTCCAGCAGGGCCAATTCAGCCCGCACCAGCCCAGTG GACAACTGTGGTTCTGTTGCCAGTTATTTAAGAAGCTCAGCAAGTAGTGGTGGCCTCCTCAGGGATCTGGACGATGTTACTATTCCTGATTTTTCTGAT GCAGATGACAAGGATTATCTCGAGAAA ggttcCAGATCAGCTTCTGCATTAACAGCAACGACTCTCACCTCACTCGGCGGGTCTTCCTCACGGAGAGGAAGTGTAGAGACTGCCATAACTGTGGATGCCGAGGCTGCAGTGAGAGAAATTAAG GAAATTCATGAACTGAAGGATCAAATTCAAGATGTGGAGTCCAAGTACACACAGAACCTAAAAGAAGCTAAG GATGCATTGACAGAAGTGGAAGAGAAGTATCGTAAGGCCATGGTATCCAACGCCCAGCTGGACAATGAGAAGAACAACCTCATGTACCAGGTGGATACGCTTAAGGACTCGCTGATGGAACTAGAGGAACTCCTGTCTGAGTCCCGGCGGGAGTATGAAGAGAAGGTCAAG GAATTTGAGCGAGAGAAGCATGCCCACAGTGTGCTTCAGTTCCAATTGATAACAATGAAAGAAACACTGAAACAAAGTGAGGAGCTCTTAAAT GAGATCCGTCAGTTGCGTATGAAACAGGACGGTTTTGCTAGAGAGATATCTGACCTACAGGAGACAGTGGAGTGGAAGGATAAGAAAATTGGG GCCTTAGAGCGACAGAAAGAATACACTGATGCAATCCGAATTGAGCGAGATGAGCTCAGAGAAGAGGTTGTGAAGCTAAAAGATATTCTAAAG AAACATGGAATAGTACTGGGACCTGATATGAGCATCAACGGCAGTGCTGGTGAGACAGAAACAGAAGTCGGCACCAGCGGAGACTCTGTTCCTCAACCAGCTCAGGAATCGTCCACTTTCCCAGCAGAGGGGAACAGCATGCTCG GAAGCTCAGTGGAGACTCAGTTGAGAAGTAGTGGCAAGGAAGAGGTGGATCAAGAGCAGCATCAAGAAGCCCAGACCGGTCATTTGAGCTCTGATAGGTTGTCTAATACTGATCGTTCATATTTAGCGGAATCCCATAGCAGAAGAACAGAAGAACAGAAAATGCCGCTCAAAGACATCAATGGTGGCCAAAGGTTGGAATGTCAGGCTGAAGCTGATGAACTTCCAATCACAAAAGTATTTGATGAACAAGTTCTCAGCTCTGAGTTCGAAGAAATCACAAGTACTGAAAAAGTCAACTCAGATTTAGAACAGAAAGTAGCAACAAGCACAGATATTACTGAAGACAACTCCACTAACATCTTTGAGGAGACAAACGAACACAGAACCATAGATGAAAGTCTTTCATCAAAAACACAATCATATCTACAAGATCGCAAACATTCTGAATCATGCTCCGACGAAGGACATGGAAGAGATTTGCAATCATGTCCCCAAAAAGAAGATGTCATTAATTTAGATACACGTCCTCAAGGAAATCTCAAACATTCTGAATCGTGTACACAAGACATCAAAGATTCAGACTCATCTCCCCAAGAAGACGTCAAAGATTCAGAATTGTGTCCTCAAGGAAATCTCAAAGATTCAGCATCATGTCCTCAGGATGATGTCAACGATTCAGAATCATGTCCCCAAGAAGATGTCAGCGATTCAGAATCATGTCCTCAAGGAAATCTCAACGATTCGGAATCGTGTCCCCAAGAGGATGTCAACGATTCCGAATCGTGTCCCCAAGAGGATGTCAACGATTTCGAATCATGTCCTCAAGGAAATCTCAAAGATTCCGAATCGTGTCCCCAAGAGGATGTCAACGATTCCAAATCGTGTCCCCAAGAGGATGTCAACGATTCCAAATCGTGTCCCCAAGAGGACGTCAACGATTCCAAATCGTGTCCCCAAGAGGACGTCAACGATTCCAAATCGTGTCCCCAAGAGGACGTCAACGATTCCAAATCGTGTCCCCAAGAGGACGTCAACGATTCCAAATCGTGTCCCCAAGAGGACGTCAACGATTCCAAATCGTGTCCCCAAGAGGACGTCAACGATTCCGGATCGTGTCCCCAAGAGGACGTCAACGATTCCGGATCGTGTCCCCAAGAGGACGTCAACGATTCCGGATCGTGTCCCCAAGAGGACGTCAACGATTCCGGATCGTGTCCCCAAGAGGACGTCAACGATTCCGGATCGTGTCCCCAAGAGGACGTCAACGATTCCGGATCGTGTCCCCAAGAGGACGTCAACGATTCAGAATCATGTCCccaagaaaaatatacaaaagatTCTGAATTGTGTCCCCAGGTAGGAAATCTTAAAGACTCTGCGTCTGAGTCTGTCCTAGGTGTATCAAATACTGAACTCCAATGTGTAACTGAAAGTGCTGAGGCAAACGATGATGTTGAAGAAATACTAACAAATGCTCCACCTCGGGGTGCTAACGATCCtgggaaaaagaagaaaaagaagaggagAGGCAAAAAGAAAGGAAGGTCCACGGAGGAAAGAAGTCAACCAAAGGACCACAAGGAATCTACTACTACATGTCAAGAAAGCATCCAACCAGATGCAGTTCCAAAGGACAACGGATCAGGCACCGAATGTGGTAGTGACGGTCACATTGTGAAACGCATTGAAGAATCATCCACAGATCAGGTTATCAAAGAGACCGATCAGCAACATATTACTGAACAAGTGGAACATATTAAAGCCTCAAATGTCGAACAACCTAATAAATCAAAGCAAGTAGAACACATCGAAACGTCAGATGTTGAAAACCCCAAAGAATCAATGATGGATCTAATTCTGAATGCAGATGATCAGCATTTGGAAGCAGATAAAGTAACGTTAGAAGatgaaaacatttctctcacTTTGCAACTCAGTCAGACACAAAGTCACCACAGTGCAGATAAACGTGATATGAAACAAACTTTGGAATCTGTGACAGTAGAGGAACACTTTATAAAGAGTTCTGACATTCTTGTTGACGTTGTTAGTACCAACACCTCTAAAATCCTTGACATACTTGATATTTCAGATGACACCATCAAAACTGTTACTCTTGAACCTGAAAGTCAAAATCACCCGTCTGTGACTATGATGCCTCCTACCCAATGCCCAGAGTCACCATCTAAGCCGTCTGCTCCCACGGACTCAAACAGTCACATGCTCATTGGGTTTTCTGACAAAGGCCTGCTAGAGAATACTTGTACAAACCAAAAGGATGAACAGACAGAATCAGAAAGATCATTTTCTTCTCAGAATCCTCATGATGGGTCACAcgaaaaatccaaactatctgagagtgagaagaaaaatgaatttCTAGATTTAGTCAAGCCAGAGAACTCATTGCATGACCCTGACAAAGATGAAATCTTTCCGGAGACTCAAGCCGAACATTTTATGGAAAGGCAACCACAGCTTTATGACGATCAAATTGATCCTGCTGCATCAGACATGAAGGTGCAGACACAAAGTTCTTCTCCAGAAGAAGCAGGAAATGCTACAAGTCCCCAGATTGTGCAGCGACTTAGCGATGAGCAATTAGGGTCTGCAGACAATCTTGAGGAGCACAAACATAGCCAAAGCAACCAAGAACATCTGCAGGAATCCACAGCTCCAAACCAGTCAAAGACCAATAACACAAGTCAGGAGAACGAGGAGCATTCCGAAGACGACGAGAAAGGGCAGTCCTTTGATTTTGATGACATGGACTCAGACGTAGCTGTAGAAATACAAACCATTACAAATTCCCAGGAAGAGGAAGTCGAGGTAGGTGTTGATGTCCTCAGTGATATGTTGGCGCCGAGTCCAACTAAGCTTCAAGTAGTACaagaaaattcacaagaaaagcCAATGGATCCTGAAGTGTGTGCAGATGTAGCTCCGGCAGACAAAGACCTCCATGTGGAGGCTTTGGGAATTGCGGAAGACCAGAAGGAAAAAATGCGGCAAGAGAAGATTGACGCAACGGATGAGCAAATCTTTGTTACAAAAGACACGCCGCCTAGCAAAGCTGGGGAGTTTAGTGTTTTAGAAAACACACGTGAAGACCAGCCCCCCCCTCAAGCAGTGTCTTTATCAGTAGAAGAAGCGTTAAATGATGTTGGACAACCGCAGGGAGATTTAAGTGCAACCAAAATGGGACGTAACCGAGTGACCGAAAAGCAACCAAAAAATAGCAAGAAGGGCAAAAGCAAAGGCAAAGATGACTGCAAGATGACTTAG
- the lrrfip1a gene encoding uncharacterized protein lrrfip1a isoform X22, whose product MSNMGSQGTGRKRSSNKDRSTAEDDALNLIAKEAEARLAAKRAARAEAREIRMRELERQQKEIFQVQKKYYGLNTKLDDRADGKWGDIEQWMEDSERYSRPSQMHTLSDDDERLSVGSRGSVRSDLDSVYGAGGSSLVSHKKSKKKKKHKHKDKDRNGYDDEYSVVSSRSSRLSDDSRVSRSSRGDLLASYASSDLYSLNGLSSTRNTGSTGAYQSALYEDSHCSGSQRVTGSGAHSLEYSSYHRSNSRTSSRANSARTSPVDNCGSVASYLRSSASSGGLLRDLDDVTIPDFSDADDKDYLEKGSRSASALTATTLTSLGGSSSRRGSVETAITVDAEAAVREIKDALTEVEEKYRKAMVSNAQLDNEKNNLMYQVDTLKDSLMELEELLSESRREYEEKVKEFEREKHAHSVLQFQLITMKETLKQSEELLNKHGIVLGPDMSINGSAGETETEVGTSGDSVPQPAQESSTFPAEGNSMLGSSVETQLRSSGKEEVDQEQHQEAQTGHLSSDRLSNTDRSYLAESHSRRTEEQKMPLKDINGGQRLECQAEADELPITKVFDEQVLSSEFEEITSTEKVNSDLEQKVATSTDITEDNSTNIFEETNEHRTIDESLSSKTQSYLQDRKHSESCSDEGHGRDLQSCPQKEDVINLDTRPQGNLKHSESCTQDIKDSDSSPQEDVKDSELCPQGNLKDSASCPQDDVNDSESCPQEDVSDSESCPQGNLNDSESCPQEDVNDSESCPQEDVNDFESCPQGNLKDSESCPQEDVNDSKSCPQEDVNDSKSCPQEDVNDSKSCPQEDVNDSKSCPQEDVNDSKSCPQEDVNDSKSCPQEDVNDSKSCPQEDVNDSGSCPQEDVNDSGSCPQEDVNDSGSCPQEDVNDSGSCPQEDVNDSGSCPQEDVNDSGSCPQEDVNDSESCPQEKYTKDSELCPQVGNLKDSASESVLGVSNTELQCVTESAEANDDVEEILTNAPPRGANDPGKKKKKKRRGKKKGRSTEERSQPKDHKESTTTCQESIQPDAVPKDNGSGTECGSDGHIVKRIEESSTDQVIKETDQQHITEQVEHIKASNVEQPNKSKQVEHIETSDVENPKESMMDLILNADDQHLEADKVTLEDENISLTLQLSQTQSHHSADKRDMKQTLESVTVEEHFIKSSDILVDVVSTNTSKILDILDISDDTIKTVTLEPESQNHPSVTMMPPTQCPESPSKPSAPTDSNSHMLIGFSDKGLLENTCTNQKDEQTESERSFSSQNPHDGSHEKSKLSESEKKNEFLDLVKPENSLHDPDKDEIFPETQAEHFMERQPQLYDDQIDPAASDMKVQTQSSSPEEAGNATSPQIVQRLSDEQLGSADNLEEHKHSQSNQEHLQESTAPNQSKTNNTSQENEEHSEDDEKGQSFDFDDMDSDVAVEIQTITNSQEEEVEVGVDVLSDMLAPSPTKLQVVQENSQEKPMDPEVCADVAPADKDLHVEALGIAEDQKEKMRQEKIDATDEQIFVTKDTPPSKAGEFSVLENTREDQPPPQAVSLSVEEALNDVGQPQGDLSATKMGRNRVTEKQPKNSKKGKSKGKDDCKMT is encoded by the exons GCTGAGGCAAGGCTGGCAGCAAAAAGGGCAGCTCGGGCAGAAGCCAGAGAGATCCGTATGAGAGAACTtgaaagacaacaaaaagaG ATCTTTCAGGTCCAGAAG aaatattatGGCTTGAACACCAAATTAGATGACAGAGCGGACGGCAAATGGGGAGATATTGAGCAATGGATG GAGGACAGTGAGAGATACTCACGCCCCTCACAGATGCACACG CTTTCAGATGATGATGAACGCTTGTCAGTGGGAAGCCGAGGCAGTGTCAGG TCGGATCTTGATTCAGTTTATGGGGCAGGG GGCTCATCCTTGGTCTCACATAAGAAGtccaagaaaaagaagaaacataAGCATAAAGATAAAGAT AGGAACGGCTATGATGATGAGTACAGTGTTGTGTCCAGCAGG AGTTCAAGACTGAGTGATGACAGCAGGGTCTCACGTTCATCCAGGGGAGATTTGTTG GCATCTTATGCTTCCTCTGACCTGTACAGCCTCAATGGCCTGTCCTCCACTAGGAACACAGGTTCAACTGGTGCGTACCAG AGTGCCTTATATGAGGACAGTCACTGCTCCGGGTCACAGCGAGTCACTGGCTCTGGCGCCCAT TCTTTAGAATACAGTAGCTACCACCGCTCCAACTCCAGAACCTCCAGCAGGGCCAATTCAGCCCGCACCAGCCCAGTG GACAACTGTGGTTCTGTTGCCAGTTATTTAAGAAGCTCAGCAAGTAGTGGTGGCCTCCTCAGGGATCTGGACGATGTTACTATTCCTGATTTTTCTGAT GCAGATGACAAGGATTATCTCGAGAAA ggttcCAGATCAGCTTCTGCATTAACAGCAACGACTCTCACCTCACTCGGCGGGTCTTCCTCACGGAGAGGAAGTGTAGAGACTGCCATAACTGTGGATGCCGAGGCTGCAGTGAGAGAAATTAAG GATGCATTGACAGAAGTGGAAGAGAAGTATCGTAAGGCCATGGTATCCAACGCCCAGCTGGACAATGAGAAGAACAACCTCATGTACCAGGTGGATACGCTTAAGGACTCGCTGATGGAACTAGAGGAACTCCTGTCTGAGTCCCGGCGGGAGTATGAAGAGAAGGTCAAG GAATTTGAGCGAGAGAAGCATGCCCACAGTGTGCTTCAGTTCCAATTGATAACAATGAAAGAAACACTGAAACAAAGTGAGGAGCTCTTAAAT AAACATGGAATAGTACTGGGACCTGATATGAGCATCAACGGCAGTGCTGGTGAGACAGAAACAGAAGTCGGCACCAGCGGAGACTCTGTTCCTCAACCAGCTCAGGAATCGTCCACTTTCCCAGCAGAGGGGAACAGCATGCTCG GAAGCTCAGTGGAGACTCAGTTGAGAAGTAGTGGCAAGGAAGAGGTGGATCAAGAGCAGCATCAAGAAGCCCAGACCGGTCATTTGAGCTCTGATAGGTTGTCTAATACTGATCGTTCATATTTAGCGGAATCCCATAGCAGAAGAACAGAAGAACAGAAAATGCCGCTCAAAGACATCAATGGTGGCCAAAGGTTGGAATGTCAGGCTGAAGCTGATGAACTTCCAATCACAAAAGTATTTGATGAACAAGTTCTCAGCTCTGAGTTCGAAGAAATCACAAGTACTGAAAAAGTCAACTCAGATTTAGAACAGAAAGTAGCAACAAGCACAGATATTACTGAAGACAACTCCACTAACATCTTTGAGGAGACAAACGAACACAGAACCATAGATGAAAGTCTTTCATCAAAAACACAATCATATCTACAAGATCGCAAACATTCTGAATCATGCTCCGACGAAGGACATGGAAGAGATTTGCAATCATGTCCCCAAAAAGAAGATGTCATTAATTTAGATACACGTCCTCAAGGAAATCTCAAACATTCTGAATCGTGTACACAAGACATCAAAGATTCAGACTCATCTCCCCAAGAAGACGTCAAAGATTCAGAATTGTGTCCTCAAGGAAATCTCAAAGATTCAGCATCATGTCCTCAGGATGATGTCAACGATTCAGAATCATGTCCCCAAGAAGATGTCAGCGATTCAGAATCATGTCCTCAAGGAAATCTCAACGATTCGGAATCGTGTCCCCAAGAGGATGTCAACGATTCCGAATCGTGTCCCCAAGAGGATGTCAACGATTTCGAATCATGTCCTCAAGGAAATCTCAAAGATTCCGAATCGTGTCCCCAAGAGGATGTCAACGATTCCAAATCGTGTCCCCAAGAGGATGTCAACGATTCCAAATCGTGTCCCCAAGAGGACGTCAACGATTCCAAATCGTGTCCCCAAGAGGACGTCAACGATTCCAAATCGTGTCCCCAAGAGGACGTCAACGATTCCAAATCGTGTCCCCAAGAGGACGTCAACGATTCCAAATCGTGTCCCCAAGAGGACGTCAACGATTCCAAATCGTGTCCCCAAGAGGACGTCAACGATTCCGGATCGTGTCCCCAAGAGGACGTCAACGATTCCGGATCGTGTCCCCAAGAGGACGTCAACGATTCCGGATCGTGTCCCCAAGAGGACGTCAACGATTCCGGATCGTGTCCCCAAGAGGACGTCAACGATTCCGGATCGTGTCCCCAAGAGGACGTCAACGATTCCGGATCGTGTCCCCAAGAGGACGTCAACGATTCAGAATCATGTCCccaagaaaaatatacaaaagatTCTGAATTGTGTCCCCAGGTAGGAAATCTTAAAGACTCTGCGTCTGAGTCTGTCCTAGGTGTATCAAATACTGAACTCCAATGTGTAACTGAAAGTGCTGAGGCAAACGATGATGTTGAAGAAATACTAACAAATGCTCCACCTCGGGGTGCTAACGATCCtgggaaaaagaagaaaaagaagaggagAGGCAAAAAGAAAGGAAGGTCCACGGAGGAAAGAAGTCAACCAAAGGACCACAAGGAATCTACTACTACATGTCAAGAAAGCATCCAACCAGATGCAGTTCCAAAGGACAACGGATCAGGCACCGAATGTGGTAGTGACGGTCACATTGTGAAACGCATTGAAGAATCATCCACAGATCAGGTTATCAAAGAGACCGATCAGCAACATATTACTGAACAAGTGGAACATATTAAAGCCTCAAATGTCGAACAACCTAATAAATCAAAGCAAGTAGAACACATCGAAACGTCAGATGTTGAAAACCCCAAAGAATCAATGATGGATCTAATTCTGAATGCAGATGATCAGCATTTGGAAGCAGATAAAGTAACGTTAGAAGatgaaaacatttctctcacTTTGCAACTCAGTCAGACACAAAGTCACCACAGTGCAGATAAACGTGATATGAAACAAACTTTGGAATCTGTGACAGTAGAGGAACACTTTATAAAGAGTTCTGACATTCTTGTTGACGTTGTTAGTACCAACACCTCTAAAATCCTTGACATACTTGATATTTCAGATGACACCATCAAAACTGTTACTCTTGAACCTGAAAGTCAAAATCACCCGTCTGTGACTATGATGCCTCCTACCCAATGCCCAGAGTCACCATCTAAGCCGTCTGCTCCCACGGACTCAAACAGTCACATGCTCATTGGGTTTTCTGACAAAGGCCTGCTAGAGAATACTTGTACAAACCAAAAGGATGAACAGACAGAATCAGAAAGATCATTTTCTTCTCAGAATCCTCATGATGGGTCACAcgaaaaatccaaactatctgagagtgagaagaaaaatgaatttCTAGATTTAGTCAAGCCAGAGAACTCATTGCATGACCCTGACAAAGATGAAATCTTTCCGGAGACTCAAGCCGAACATTTTATGGAAAGGCAACCACAGCTTTATGACGATCAAATTGATCCTGCTGCATCAGACATGAAGGTGCAGACACAAAGTTCTTCTCCAGAAGAAGCAGGAAATGCTACAAGTCCCCAGATTGTGCAGCGACTTAGCGATGAGCAATTAGGGTCTGCAGACAATCTTGAGGAGCACAAACATAGCCAAAGCAACCAAGAACATCTGCAGGAATCCACAGCTCCAAACCAGTCAAAGACCAATAACACAAGTCAGGAGAACGAGGAGCATTCCGAAGACGACGAGAAAGGGCAGTCCTTTGATTTTGATGACATGGACTCAGACGTAGCTGTAGAAATACAAACCATTACAAATTCCCAGGAAGAGGAAGTCGAGGTAGGTGTTGATGTCCTCAGTGATATGTTGGCGCCGAGTCCAACTAAGCTTCAAGTAGTACaagaaaattcacaagaaaagcCAATGGATCCTGAAGTGTGTGCAGATGTAGCTCCGGCAGACAAAGACCTCCATGTGGAGGCTTTGGGAATTGCGGAAGACCAGAAGGAAAAAATGCGGCAAGAGAAGATTGACGCAACGGATGAGCAAATCTTTGTTACAAAAGACACGCCGCCTAGCAAAGCTGGGGAGTTTAGTGTTTTAGAAAACACACGTGAAGACCAGCCCCCCCCTCAAGCAGTGTCTTTATCAGTAGAAGAAGCGTTAAATGATGTTGGACAACCGCAGGGAGATTTAAGTGCAACCAAAATGGGACGTAACCGAGTGACCGAAAAGCAACCAAAAAATAGCAAGAAGGGCAAAAGCAAAGGCAAAGATGACTGCAAGATGACTTAG